The proteins below come from a single Chryseobacterium capnotolerans genomic window:
- a CDS encoding Crp/Fnr family transcriptional regulator yields MDTGFIYDPLMIKRNKKNKNCEMTDIFENYLSSTEGLSAEEINFSAQFFKPIHLKKGDFFIQEDEPCRYIGFIAGGAVKAYAIDKEGNENITCFKFENEFVTSFQEFVKQEKSRRCIRAIEDSIVYRINFPDYQHLLDKVAAWNEVIKLVMEKEYIQKELYLLNYNNRSAVDKYRHVLSVEPILVQRVTTQDLASYLGITQRSLTRAKGQIHKPKVL; encoded by the coding sequence TTGGATACTGGATTTATCTATGATCCATTGATGATTAAAAGAAATAAAAAAAATAAAAATTGCGAAATGACTGATATATTTGAAAATTATCTATCCTCAACCGAAGGATTATCAGCAGAAGAAATTAACTTTTCTGCGCAGTTCTTTAAGCCTATCCACCTAAAAAAGGGGGATTTTTTTATTCAAGAGGATGAACCTTGTCGTTATATAGGATTTATAGCTGGTGGAGCAGTAAAAGCATATGCTATCGATAAAGAAGGAAATGAAAATATAACCTGCTTCAAGTTTGAAAATGAATTTGTAACCTCATTTCAGGAGTTTGTGAAGCAGGAAAAGTCCAGAAGGTGTATCAGGGCTATAGAAGATAGTATAGTCTATAGAATAAATTTCCCAGATTATCAACATCTACTGGATAAGGTGGCTGCATGGAATGAAGTTATAAAATTGGTGATGGAAAAGGAGTATATTCAAAAAGAACTTTATCTGCTGAATTACAATAATAGGTCGGCTGTAGATAAATACCGTCATGTCCTTTCAGTTGAACCAATACTTGTCCAGCGTGTAACAACACAGGATCTGGCATCGTATTTAGGGATCACACAACGATCACTTACACGGGCGAAGGGACAAATCCATAAACCTAAGGTGTTATAG
- a CDS encoding 5'-nucleotidase, lipoprotein e(P4) family, which produces MTEKIYAAFYQQRAAEYEALCLQAYNIAKLRLDEALAQKSDKPLAIVSDIDETFLDNSYYAVERSKMGKDYDQKTWEEWTAKGIATPLTGSQDFYQYAASKGVQVFYVTNRVEQERAGTLKNLKKYNYPIQSETHLILRSKESSKENRRLNISKNYNIVLLLGDNLADFSTLFDKKTEAERSAAVKNSANDFGKKFIIIPNVGYGDWESSFYQYKYDYTHQQKDSMMYNAVKANP; this is translated from the coding sequence GTGACGGAAAAAATATATGCTGCATTCTATCAGCAAAGGGCTGCAGAATATGAAGCATTGTGCCTGCAGGCCTATAATATTGCAAAACTTCGTCTGGATGAAGCCTTAGCACAAAAATCGGATAAACCATTAGCCATTGTTTCGGATATTGACGAGACCTTTTTAGATAATTCCTATTATGCTGTTGAACGCTCGAAAATGGGAAAAGATTATGATCAGAAAACATGGGAAGAATGGACGGCCAAAGGGATCGCAACCCCGCTTACCGGCTCTCAGGATTTCTATCAATATGCCGCCAGTAAAGGAGTGCAAGTATTTTATGTTACCAATCGTGTAGAACAGGAACGTGCAGGAACTTTGAAGAATCTCAAAAAATACAATTATCCGATTCAAAGTGAAACCCATCTTATTCTTCGATCTAAAGAAAGCAGTAAAGAAAACAGACGATTGAATATCTCCAAAAATTATAATATCGTTCTTCTGCTAGGTGATAATCTTGCCGATTTCTCTACTCTATTTGATAAAAAAACAGAAGCAGAACGATCGGCTGCCGTGAAAAATTCAGCCAATGATTTTGGTAAAAAATTCATTATCATTCCTAATGTGGGATATGGAGACTGGGAATCTTCATTTTATCAATATAAATACGATTATACTCATCAGCAGAAAGATTCAATGATGTATAATGCCGTTAAAGCTAATCCTTAG
- a CDS encoding MgtC/SapB family protein — translation MNVLDDILPILFSVIVGGIIGIEREYQLKSAGLRTMILVTLGACIFTMLSMNLGETGSPDRIAANIITGIGFVGAGVIFKEDNRVSGLTTAVTIWICAALGMTIGAGYYQEATIGSIVVFLLLIMFKYVQDIIDRISTRYIYQITLTYEDGVTEKYENIFKENGLKSIRGKQVRSGDKYTAIWRVQGTARNHKVCTKLLLNDPGIDEFKF, via the coding sequence ATGAATGTGTTAGATGATATCCTTCCTATTTTATTTTCGGTGATTGTTGGTGGAATTATTGGGATTGAAAGAGAATATCAATTGAAGTCAGCAGGGCTTCGAACCATGATACTGGTGACGCTGGGAGCCTGCATTTTTACAATGCTTTCTATGAATCTGGGAGAGACAGGAAGTCCGGACCGTATTGCAGCCAATATTATTACAGGAATAGGTTTTGTGGGAGCTGGGGTCATCTTTAAGGAAGATAATAGAGTTTCAGGTCTTACAACGGCTGTTACCATTTGGATCTGTGCTGCTTTGGGAATGACAATAGGAGCAGGGTATTACCAAGAGGCTACAATAGGCTCCATTGTTGTTTTTCTATTACTTATCATGTTCAAATATGTTCAGGATATTATCGATAGGATTAGTACCCGGTATATCTATCAGATTACCCTTACATATGAAGATGGAGTAACAGAAAAATATGAAAATATCTTTAAAGAAAACGGCTTAAAATCAATCAGGGGAAAGCAGGTGAGAAGTGGAGATAAATATACAGCAATCTGGCGGGTACAGGGTACGGCAAGAAATCACAAAGTTTGTACAAAACTTCTTCTGAATGATCCGGGAATAGATGAATTCAAGTTTTAA
- a CDS encoding SH3 domain-containing protein has translation MKTLLTALFFLTIQLLAAQENEVYADGVFNFTENKSQKIFTDWTRVRKEPGVNAPILDSLQTNQQIMILKKEEEIPALKLGERSANWYKISYQKGDAVAEGYVWGANLCVGYRNKNGYDFLFGISKTVNKKIKDLNEFDKQNIAGIKVMEGNVLIDEVTFDTGKGEELSTASFAIESGHKLQDVEFTLKAMVSGEACGIAAYDQYVLYKDKKLILLPQLMNVGDAGAYYHSEEYVFPNDKGGIPNAFILKVEDMETDDQDREKKKKSSKTYLWNGSSYKLK, from the coding sequence ATGAAAACTTTATTGACTGCTTTATTTTTTCTGACAATACAGCTTTTGGCTGCACAGGAAAATGAAGTATATGCAGATGGTGTTTTTAATTTTACTGAAAACAAGAGCCAGAAGATCTTTACAGATTGGACAAGAGTAAGAAAAGAACCGGGTGTTAATGCTCCAATTTTAGATTCACTACAGACCAATCAGCAGATTATGATTCTTAAAAAAGAAGAAGAGATTCCGGCTCTGAAATTGGGAGAAAGAAGTGCCAATTGGTATAAAATCTCCTATCAGAAAGGAGATGCAGTTGCTGAAGGCTATGTCTGGGGAGCTAATCTTTGTGTAGGCTATCGTAATAAAAATGGATATGATTTTCTTTTCGGAATATCAAAGACGGTAAATAAGAAAATCAAGGACTTGAATGAATTTGATAAACAGAATATTGCCGGAATAAAAGTAATGGAAGGAAATGTTTTGATTGATGAGGTTACCTTTGATACTGGGAAAGGAGAAGAGTTAAGTACAGCTTCTTTTGCTATTGAAAGCGGCCATAAGCTGCAGGATGTAGAATTTACTTTAAAAGCAATGGTTTCTGGTGAAGCATGCGGTATTGCAGCCTATGATCAATATGTTCTCTATAAAGACAAGAAACTTATTTTGCTTCCACAATTGATGAATGTAGGAGATGCCGGAGCTTACTATCATAGTGAAGAGTACGTTTTTCCAAATGATAAAGGAGGAATTCCTAATGCATTTATCCTGAAAGTAGAAGATATGGAAACTGATGATCAGGACCGGGAGAAGAAAAAGAAATCTTCGAAAACCTATCTTTGGAATGGGAGCTCTTATAAACTTAAATAA